The following are encoded in a window of Sminthopsis crassicaudata isolate SCR6 chromosome 5, ASM4859323v1, whole genome shotgun sequence genomic DNA:
- the LOC141542936 gene encoding olfactory receptor-like protein OLF3 isoform X1, whose protein sequence is MGTGNQTWVSSFILLGLSSDWRTQVSLFVLFLAMYLVTVLGNILIIILIRLDSHLHTPMYFFLTNLSFVDVSYATTIVPQLLVHFLKEEKLIPYLSCAIQLFFSLGLGGIEFVLLATMAYDRYVAVCNPLRYSAIMHGGLCVRLAAASWIGGSLNSLMQTAITFQLPMCTNRVIDHISCELLAVVRLACVDTSSNEVAIMASSIILLMTPFLLVLLSYIKIISTILKIQSTEGRKKAFQTCASHLTVVVLCYGMAIFTYIQPHSTPNILQEKMISLFYALLTPMLNPMIYSVRNKEVKGAWQKLIGQFCELKSKLTSS, encoded by the coding sequence ATGGGAACAGGTAACCAGACATGGGTGAGTTCATTCATTCTCCTGGGGCTGTCTAGTGACTGGAGGACTCAGGTCTCACTCTTTGTCCTCTTCCTGGCAATGTACCTGGTGACTGTTTTGGGGAATATCCTTATCATCATTCTGATCCGTCTTGACAGCCACCTCCACACACCAATGTATTTCTTCCTTACTAATCTCTCTTTTGTGGATGTCTCTTATGCTACTACTATTGTCCCCCAGTTGTTGGTTCATTTCTTGAAAGAGGAGAAGTTAATTCCATACCTGAGCTGTgcaattcagttatttttctctCTGGGTCTAGGTGGCATTGAGTTTGTGTTGCTGGCAACAATGGCTTACGACCGCTATGTGGCAGTTTGCAACCCTCTGCGCTATTCAGCCATCATGCATGGAGGGCTGTGTGTCAGACTGGCCGCTGCCTCCTGGATTGGTGGTTCCCTGAACTCTCTCATGCAGACTGCCATCACCTTCCAGCTTCCCATGTGCACAAATCGTGTCATTGACCACATATCATGTGAACTCTTGGCTGTAGTCAGATTAGCCTGTGTGGACACTTCTTCCAATGAGGTGGCAATTATGGCCTCCAGCATCATCCTGCTCATGACCCCATTCTTGCTGGTCCTGCTATCCTATATCAAGATCATCTCCACTATCCTGAAGATTCAGTCcacagagggaaggaagaaagcattTCAGACTTGTGCCTCCCACCTGACAGTGGTGGTTCTGTGCTACGGGATGGCCATTTTCACTTATATTCAGCCCCATTCAACCCCCAATATCCTTCAGGAGAAGATGATCTCATTATTCTATGCCCTTTTAACCCCTATGTTGAACCCTATGATTTATAGTGTGAGAAATAAGGAAGTGAAGGGAGCCTGGCAGAAACTTATAGGGCAATTCTGTGAATTAAAATCAAAGCTGACATCCTCATGA
- the LOC141542936 gene encoding olfactory receptor-like protein OLF3 isoform X2, translating to MGGIEFVLLATMAYDRYVAVCNPLRYSAIMHGGLCVRLAAASWIGGSLNSLMQTAITFQLPMCTNRVIDHISCELLAVVRLACVDTSSNEVAIMASSIILLMTPFLLVLLSYIKIISTILKIQSTEGRKKAFQTCASHLTVVVLCYGMAIFTYIQPHSTPNILQEKMISLFYALLTPMLNPMIYSVRNKEVKGAWQKLIGQFCELKSKLTSS from the exons ATGG GTGGCATTGAGTTTGTGTTGCTGGCAACAATGGCTTACGACCGCTATGTGGCAGTTTGCAACCCTCTGCGCTATTCAGCCATCATGCATGGAGGGCTGTGTGTCAGACTGGCCGCTGCCTCCTGGATTGGTGGTTCCCTGAACTCTCTCATGCAGACTGCCATCACCTTCCAGCTTCCCATGTGCACAAATCGTGTCATTGACCACATATCATGTGAACTCTTGGCTGTAGTCAGATTAGCCTGTGTGGACACTTCTTCCAATGAGGTGGCAATTATGGCCTCCAGCATCATCCTGCTCATGACCCCATTCTTGCTGGTCCTGCTATCCTATATCAAGATCATCTCCACTATCCTGAAGATTCAGTCcacagagggaaggaagaaagcattTCAGACTTGTGCCTCCCACCTGACAGTGGTGGTTCTGTGCTACGGGATGGCCATTTTCACTTATATTCAGCCCCATTCAACCCCCAATATCCTTCAGGAGAAGATGATCTCATTATTCTATGCCCTTTTAACCCCTATGTTGAACCCTATGATTTATAGTGTGAGAAATAAGGAAGTGAAGGGAGCCTGGCAGAAACTTATAGGGCAATTCTGTGAATTAAAATCAAAGCTGACATCCTCATGA